ATTCGCGACCTGCAGGCGGGTCTCATCGAGCGGCTGGTCCGTGCCAGCGAGGTTCGGATCGTGGGCGAGGACACCGACCTGACCCTAAACATTCAGGGCCGCACGTGGGTCAATAGCGATGGCAAGCGCAACATGCCGTCGGGTGAGGTCTTCACCGGCCCCATCGAGACCAGTGCCAACGGACAGATTCTGTTCGATCTGCCCACGGTGTATGGGGGCGCGGCGGTCCGGAACGTGCGCCTGACCTTCAAGGACGGTCTGGTGGTGGACGCCCACGCTGAGGAAGGCGAAGCCGCGCTGCTGGCCGCGCTGGACACCGACGACGGCGCAAGATGGTTGGGCGAGCTGGGTATTGGCAGCAACGCCGGGATTCAGGCACCCAGCCAGAACATCCTGTTCGACGAGAAGATCGGCGGCACGGTTCATCTGGCGCTGGGCAACGGTTATCCCGAGACGGGTGGCACCAATGTCTCGGCCCTGCACTGGGACCTGATCAAGGATCTACGCCAGGGCGGGCAGATTCTGCTGGACGGCGAAGTGTTTCAGGATGGTGGACGCTTCGTCTAGAACGGAGTCCGCGCCTCAGACGAGGGTAGACACGGGCAAGAGCGCACCACCGTGGGCGTGAGCCACAGGCAATGGCAGTCGAGGTCCCCCATGGCAGGGAGGGCCAGCAGTTCTGGGGCTCTCCCTGTCGGCTCTGCCGGGGCGGCAGATCGTACAGCGCCGCCCCGACCTCCTGAGCCCGAACATTCGCAAGAAAACCTGCGAATGTTCGGGCTCGCGGCGGTGAACGTGTTGAAGGGTTCGAGGTGTGGCTGAGGCCTACAGCCGGGTTCGCACCTCCCACAATTCGGGGAACAGCACCACCGCCAGCACGCCGCGCAGGTAACCCGCGCCGCTAGTCCCGCCTGATCCGGGCTTGAAACCAATGGTGCGCTCCACGGTGGTCAGGTGGTTGAAGCGCCAGCGCCGGAAATTGTCCTCCACATCCAGCAGCTTCTCGGCCAACTCGTACAGATCCCAGTACGTCTGCGGATCACGGTAAACCGTCAGCCACGCTTCCAGCACGGTCTCGTTCAGGACTGGCGGCTGCGTCAGGTCGCGGTTCAGCACCTCGTCCGGTACCGTCAGACCGCGCTCGGCCAGCAGCCGCAGGGCCAGATCGTACACGCTGGGGGCGTGCAACACGGCTTCCAGCGGGCCGTGCAGGTCTGGGCGGTGTTCGTGGGGGCGCAGCAGCACGGCGCGGCGGTTGCCGAGCAGGAACTCCACCGTGCGGTAGCTGGCCGACTGAAACCCGGACGCCTGCCCGAAAGCGTGACGAAATTGCAGGTAATCGGCGGGGGTCATGGTCTTCAGGACCTCCCAGGCATTGGTCAGCTGCTCCTGTGCGCGCACCACGCGGGTCAGCATCTTGAGTGGCGCGTCGGTGATGCCGCCCTCCAGCAGCGCCATGGCCGCCCGCAGCTCGCGCACGATCAGCTCCAGCCAGACCTCTGAGACGTGGTGGACTGTGATGAACAGATGTTCGTCATGTGCCCCGGTGATCGGCTGGTGGGCTGCCTTGAGCGTGTCCAGCCGCAGATAATCGCTGTAGCTGAGGCTGTGGGAAAAGTCGGTGTAGGCGCGTTCGGCAGCGTTGTGGTCCGCGCCGGTCACGCCGTCTCACCACCTTCGAGCACTTTTCTGATTCCCTGCACGGCCCGCCAGACGTCGGCGTGCGAGTGGTACAGCGGCGTGAAGCCGAAGCGCAGGATGTCGGGCGTGCGGAAATCACCCAGGATGCCGCGCATAATGAGTTGCCGCATCACTGCGCGTGCCTGCGGATGCTGGTAGGACACCTGACTGCCACGCTGGACATGGTTGCGAGGCGTCATCAGCGTGAGCGGATACTGTGCCGCCAGCGGCTCCATCAGTTCAATAAAGGTGTCGGTCAGCGACAGCGACTTGGCCCGGAGCTGTGCCATATCCACGTCCGCAAACACGTCCAGGGCAGCGTCCAGGGCGCTCAGACTGAGGACCATGGGCGTCCCCACCACGTAGCGCCGCGCTCCGGGAGCCGGGCTGAACTCGCGGGCCATCTCAAAGGGGTCGGCGTGGCCCATCCAGCCACTCAGGAAGGCGGGAGCCGAGCCATGATGCCGCTCGGCCACAAACATGAAGCTGGGCGCGCCGGGGCCGCCATTGAGAAACTTGTAGCCGCAGCCCACCGCGAAATCCGCGCCCGTGCCGTTCAGATCCACTGGAAACGCCCCGGCGGAATGCGCCAGGTCCCAGATGGTCAGGATGCCGCGTTCGTGCGCCTTCGCTGTCAAGCTCGCCAGATCCAGCTTGCGGCCTGTGCGGTAGTCCACCTCGGTCAGCAGGGTCAGAGCGACGTCATCGGTCAGGTTGGCTTCGAGCTCAGCACCTGGCACAGTGCGCAGTTCGTAGCGCCCACCCAGCAGCGCATTCAGACCCTGCGCCATGTACAGATCCGTGGGAAAGTTGTCGGCCTCGGTCAGGATCACGCGGCGCTGGGGTGGGGCCATGTGCAGCGCGGCCGAGAGCAATTTGAAGATGTTGACGCTGGTGCTGTCGCCCACCGCGACCTCGTGGGCCTGCGCGCCGATCAGGGGGGCGATCTTGGCCGCCACCCGGTCCGGCAGGTTCATCCAGTCCTGCGCGGCCGCTGCGCCCACTGAAGCGCTGTCGTTGGCGGTCCATGAGCGGATGAGCTGGCTGCCCCATTCCTCCTCAGCCACACGGGCAAGGCGGGCGGGGACGCTCAGCGGTAACGCGCCCAGGCTGTTGCCATCCAGATACACGGCGTCTTCCGGCAATTTGAATTCAGCGCGCTTGTGGGCCAGCGGATCGCGGGCGTCTTTCTCCTGCAACTGGCTCAGGGTGGAATCGGCAAACAGGCGGTCAAACACGGTCATGGTGAAACCTCACAAAGGAAGATGCAGAAGCTGGCTCATGGGAGCAGGAGCGTGGACTGAAGGGGTAGCCCAAAAGGTCAGGGGACGGCCCAGCGTGGCGCACCACCACGCCCGCAGCACGTGGGCGATGGCGTTCGCCCCGGCGCGGCTCCAAGGGCGCGGGCCTGCCGTTGACATGACCTGAAGTATAGGTGGTGGCCTATTCCTCGCCTGTGTCCTGCCCCGTCTCCCGCACTGTGCCGCCTGCCCACAGTCCGGCGCCGATCAGCCCGGCGTCTGCGCCCAGTTCCGCGTGAACGACTGCGGGCTGATAGCGGGCTGGGAACAGGCTCAGGCTTTCCAGCACCCGTGCCAGATAGCCGTCCCGCAGGCCCACGCTCCCGCCCAGCGCCACGCGGGTCACGCCCAGCAGCGCGGCCACGTCCGCGATCTTCCAGGCAATCAGTGCGGCAGAGCGGCGATAGCTCTTGTCCACTTCCAAATTCCCGGCCTCGGCAGTGTCGGCCAGGGCACGGGCATCCCCGAACCCCAGCTGCTGCGCCCGAACGCCTAGCGCGGTCCCGCTCGTCTCGAATTCCAGCGGTCCCAGTTCCCCTAGCGGAGAGACCTCCGTGCCCTGGTGCCACAGCGCAGGCACACTGACAAAGCCCAGTTCGGCGTCCAATCCGTTGCCCGCCAGATGCAGCCGCCCCCCCAGCACCAGGCCCGCGCCCACCCCAGTGCTGACTGTGATGAACATGAATTCACGAGACCCCCTGCCTGCCCCTGCCGAGAATTCGCCCCATGCGGCGGCGCGGGCGTCATTTAGAGCGGCGCAGGGCAGGTTCAGCCCCGTCCCAATCTGTTGGGTCAGGGGCACGTCGGTCCAGCCGGGAAAGGTGTGGGTGGCCGTGGCCGTTACCCGTCCGGCTGCCACCGCACCGGCGCAGGCCACTCCCACGGCGGCGGCGAAAGGGGCGAACGGCGCGGCCAGGGCCAGAGCGGCATCGATCACCGCGTCCGGGCGGCTCGGCTTGGGTGTGCGGACCTCGGCCCGCTGAACGATGGTTCCAGATTCGATCAGTGCAGCACGCATGGAGGTGCCGCCGATATCGAGGGCCAGCAGTGCGTGAGGTTGGGACACCGGGCAATTACAGCACAGGACCATGGCCCGGCGATTGACGCGCAGCACCCCCAGTGATGAACAGGAAGAAACGGGTGGAAAGAGACCACAAGATTTTAACAATGCAAATTGCTTTGAATAACCCAGTAATCTCTGGGCTGGAAACGGTCTATTGGACCGTTCAGGGAGACCAGCTATGCAAATTGGAATCGACAGTTTTGCCGCCGTGGTCTCTGACCCGCAGACGGGCGAGACGCTGGCAGCGGCAGACCGGCTGAACAATCTGGTGGAAGAGATCGAGACGGCGGACCGCGCCGGAATTGACGTGTTCGGGATCGGTGAGCACCACCGCCCGGAATATCTGGATTCCGCGCCTGCCATGATTCTGGCCGCGGCCGCCACCAGGACACAGCGCATCCGCCTGACCAGTGCCGTGACGGTCCTGAGTGCCAGCGACCCGGTCCGGGTGTTTCAGGAGTTCGCCACGTTGGATCTGCTGTCCCGGGGGCGGGCTGAACTGGTCGTGGGGCGGGGCTCTTTTGTAGAAGCCTATCCGCTGTTCGGGCTTGCGCTGGAGGATTACGACTCGCTGTTTGCTGAAAAACTCGACTTGCTGCTCAGGATCAGAGACGACACCCAGGTCCGCTGGTCTGGACGACACCGCGCCGCGCTGACCGGGCAGGGCATCTACCCTCGTCCATTGCAGGACAAGCTGCCCATCTGGCTGGGCGCGGGCGGCACACCCGCTTCATTCGTGCGGGCGGGTACGCTGGGGCTGCCGCTGATGGTCGCCATCATCGGCGGCGATTTCCGGCAGTTCCGGCCCCTGATCGATCTGTACCGCCGCGCCGGACAGCAGGCCGGCTTCGCCCCTGAGCAGCTTCAGGTTGGCGTCCATGCATTTGGCTTTGTGGGAGAAACCGCGCAGACCGCCAGGGACGCGTTCTGGCCAGGCCATCAACGGCTGTTCTCGGCCCTGGGTCAGGAGCGGGGCTGGCGGCCGCCCACCCGCGAACAGTTTGACGCAGCGTGTGGGCCTACCGGGCCTTACTTAATCGGCGACGCACAGACCGTGGCGCAGAAAGTGGCGTACGTGGACCGGGTGCTGGGCGGCCTGTCACGCTTGACCTTCCAGATGACCAATGTGTTGCTGCCCCATGCTGAAATGCTGCGCAGCATTGAGCTTCTGGGAACTCAGGTCGCGCCACTAGTCCATGAGCGACTGACCCAGGCTGAATCCTGAACAGCATTGGTTGAGGCAGCTCTGAAATCACTGCCGAAAGAGCTCTTCCATAGGGTCTGGACGGGGGCCAGCCGCTTCGGCGGCATGGTTCCAGGTGGCCATACCCTCCAACGAGAGTCCGTTCTACGCACGACGGCAAAGCAGTGACGTGAACCCGCAGAGCTTCCTCTTCTGGTGCCGTGACCTGAAACGGCATGGCCTGACAGAGATGATCAGGCATGTCTGATCGGAGACCCCTTCCGGACATCGAACAGGTCACGCGGATCCCTCCCCGAGTCGACTGCACGGTGTCGAATCGCCTTCAGAATGCCATCTGGCATCCGTAAAGCCCCCTCTCGTCTGGCATGATCCAGCGCGTCAAGTCCAACCTGAGCCCATGGCCTGGAGTGACGCGCTGGACCGAGTTGTCTCGGTCAAAAGACTCAGGACACGCGGAATCTCCGGGTCTCTCTAAGCTCAGCCTTAAAGAGAGCGGAAGAAAAGGCTGAGCTAACCATCATTTTCACTTGGAAGGATCGTGAACGGCGTATCAATGGGGGCAGGAGGCGAGGTGATGACGAGCGAAACACGCAACAGCATCAACGATATCTGGGGGGAACGCACTCCGCATGGCCCCGGGCAGGAGTGGCCCGTTCGCGTCGACGAGCGGGTTTCGGAGACTCCCGAGCGGTGGGTCCGGGGAACGTGTGTGCTGTGTTCCAACGGCTGCGGCCTCGATATCGGTGTCAAAGCCGGCAAGATCGTCGGCGTGCGGGGGCTGGCGACCGACACCACCAACAGGGGGCGCCTGGGCCCCAAGGGTCTGCATGGCTGGGTGGCCAACGAAAGCCCTGACCGCCTGACCAAGCCACTGATCCGCCGTGACGGGCAATTACAGGAGGCCAGCTGGGACGAGGCGATGGACCTGATCGTTCAGAAGTCGAAAGCAATTGTCGAGAAGCAGACCTCGCTGGGGATCGGCTTCTACACGTCCGGGCAGCTGTTTCTGGAGGAGTATTACACCCTCGGGGTGCTGGGAAAGGCGGGCCTGGGCACCCCACACATGGACGGCAACACCCGGTTGTGCACGGCCACCGCCGCCGCCGCCCTGAAAGTCTCGTTTGGCTCTGACGGGCAGCCCGGCGGCTACGAGGACCTCGACGTGACCGACTGCGTGCTGCATGTGGGGCACAACATCGCCTCGCAGCAGACAGTGCTGTGGATGCGCATTCTCGACCGGCTGGCTGGACCCAATCCGCCGAAAGTCATCGTGATCGATCCCCGGCGCACCTTCACAGCTGAGCATGCCACCGTGCATCTTGCGCCAAAAGTCGGCACCAATGTCGCGGTGATGAATGGACTGCTGCATCTGATCATCCAGGCCGGCGCTATCGACGCGGCCTTCCTGGAGGCACACACCACCGGCTACGACGACCTGAAGAAAACCGTCGAGAAGTACACGCCCGAATACGTCGAGCAACTCTCTGGCGTGCCGGCCGCCGAGCTGCTCCGGGCCGGTGAGATCCTGGCCACCACGCGGACGCTGGTGTCCACCATTCTGCAGGGCGTGTACCAGTCGATGCAGGCCACCGCCGCCGCTGTGCAGGTGAACAATGTCCACCTGATCCGGGGGCTGATCGGCAAGCCTGGCAGCGGCATTTTGCAGATGAACGGCCAGCCCACTGCCCAGAACACCCGCGAGTGCGGCGCCGACGGCGATCTGCCCGGCTTCCGGAACTGGGGCAACCCCGAGCACATCAAGGAGCTGGCCAAGCTCTGGAATGTGCCGGTCAACAAGATTCCGCACTGGAGTCCGCCAACGCACGCCATGCAGATCTGGCGCTACGCCGAACAGGGCACCATCAAGCTGCTGTGGATCCAGGCGACCAACCCGGCGGTGAGCCTGCCGGAACTATCACGCATTCGCAAGATCCTGCAAAAAGAGGATCTGTTCGTGGTGGTGCAGGACGCCTACCTGACCGAAACGGCCCGCTACGCCGATGTGGTGCTGCCTGCGGCAATCTGGGCCGAGAAGACCGGCACCTTTACCAACGTCAGCCGTACGGTGCACATCTCCTGCAAAGCCATAGACCCGCCCGGCGAGGCCAGAAGTGACCTCGACATCTTCCTGGATTACGCCCAGCGTATGGACTTCCGCGACCAGGACGGAGCCCCGCTGATTAAGTGGCACGATCCGGAAAGCGCCTTCGAGGCCTGGAAGGAATGCACCCGTGGACGGCCCTGCGACTACACCGGGCTGACTTACGAGAAACTGCTCCAGGGCAGCGGCATTCCCTGGCCAGTTAATGAGCAACACCCCGACGGGACGCAGCGACTCTACACCGACTTCGTGTTTCCCACCAGCGCCGATTATGCCGAGACCTACGGCCACGATCTCGAGACCGGCGCCGCCGTGAGCCCCGAGGAATACAAGGCCAACGACCCCAAGGGCAAGGCCATGATCAAGGCCGCCGAGCACCGTGAGCCGCACGAGGTACCGGACGACGAGTACCCGCTGTGGCTCACCACAGGGCGGCAGGTCTACCATTTCCATACCCGCACCAAGACTGGGCGCTCGAAGGCGCTGCACGACGCTGCGCCCGACGCCTTCGTACAGCTCTCGGCCCAGGACGCCGGAAGGTACGGAATTGAGGAGGGCGACTGGGTTCTGGTCGAGTCCCGCCGTGGCCTGATCATCGAGCGCGCCATGATCGGCAACGTTGAGCCGGGCCTGGTGTTCATTCCCTGGCACTACGGCTACTGGGACGATCCCAGCCGGCCCAGAGCAGCCAACGAGCTGACCATCACCGAGTGGGACCCGGTCAGCAAACAGCCGCACTACAAATACGCGGCGGTGAAGATCAGCAAATACGACGCCAAGGCGGCCTTGCCGCAGCCGGGCCTGCTGGGCCGGGCGGTGGACGCGGTGCAGCAGCTCATCTCCGGTGAGGCCGAGCCCACGGGCGGCTCCAAGTCCCAGGGTCCGCAGCCCAAAACCACGCAAAGGGTGGATGGTTGAGATGCATGTCGGAAATTATGTCGGCTTGGCCCACGGCAGCGAACAGCGCTTGGTGGACGCCCTCAACAAGGTTGCCGAACATCACGGCGATGAACCGGACATCTACGAGACCTGCCAGCTGCTGATGTCGTGGTCTCGTAAGCACATCGAACATCTGGAGCCGCTGGTGCAGAAATACGGCGAGGACAAGAACCCCGAACCCGACAATCTGGAAACTGCCCTGTTTCACGGCCCCCGTCAGGGCAGCCTGGCGCTGCTGCGCGATTTGCACGACGTGTGGCTGCTGACCCAGCAGGTGCACCTGTGCTGGACAGTGCTGGAACAGGCCGCTCAGGCGCTGCGCGACAACGAGCTGGAGCGGGTCTGCCAGCAGTGCGGCCAGGAAACCAAGCGGCAGACGGCCTTCTTTCTGACCCGGATTAAGCAAGCTGCGCCCCAGGCCCTGGTTGCTGCACTGTGACGCCGCAGGAACAGCAGAAGGAGTCCCACCGGGAGAAGGCGCCCCCACCCGATCAAGACCCCGGAACTGACTTGGAACAGGAGGAGCTGGCTGAGGCCGAGGAACGCGCCGCCATCTCGCCCACGGTGGTCCACGAAACAATCAGGAAGGAGGGCGAGGAGGAGCTGCGGCGCCCCGTCTCCGCGCTGGGGTGGTCCGGCCTGGCGGCTGGCCTCTCGATGGGGTTTTCTCTCGTCGCGGAGGGTTTGTTGCGCGACCAATTGCCCGATGTGTCGTGGCGCCCACTGATTTCCAAGTTCGGGTATAGCGTCGGCTTCCTGATCGTGGTTCTGGGACGGCAGCAACTGTTTACGGAAAACACGCTCACCGCCATCCTTCCCCTGCTCCAGAACTGGAGTCTGGGCAAGCTCGGGCAGGTGGCCCGGTTGTGGCTCACCGTGCTCATCACTAACCTGCTCGGGGCCTTCCTGTTCGCCTGGGTGGTGGGAAACACCGACGTCTTCAATCCGGGTACGCGCGCCACCTTCACAGAAATTGGCCGGGCGGCGGCCGATCACCCCTTCTGGACCCTGCTGATCCGCGGCGTGTTCGCAGGCTGGCTGATCGCGCTGATGGTGTGGCTCTTACCAGCAGCGGAGACGGCGAAGGTCAGCATCATCGTGATCATCACGTTTCTGGTGGGTCTCGGAGAATTCAGCCACATCATTGCGGGCTCCGTGGAGGTGCTGTACCTCGTCTCGACCGGGGCGCTCTCGTTCAGCAAGTACCTGCTGGGCTACATGGTCCCAACCCTGATCGGCAACATTCTGGGCGGCGTCATGCTGGTGGCAGCCCTCAATCACGCGCAGGTTGTGGCCGGCAAGAAGTAGAACCGGAGCAGTGGGAGGAGAGCCGTGTCTAAAAATGCTGAGCAGAAGCCATCCATTCCCGACGCCGTGTGGGCCCCCGTTTCGGCAGGTGTCCTGTTGCTTGTCATCGGTCTGCTCGGCTTGGCAACCCACCAGCCGCTGCTTTTCCCGAGCCTGGGTCCGACCGCGTTCCTGCAAACCGAGACACCGGACCAGACTAGTGCACAGCCCTACCACGTTGTCATCGGGCACGTCGTGGCGTTGCTGGCCGGCTTCCTCGCGGTGTGGGTGTTCGGGGCGGCGGACGCACCCAGTGTTCTCGCCACACATGACCTCACGGCGCCGCGTGTCTGGGCTTCTGTCCTGGCGGTCGCTCTGACCCTGCTGGGTGGCCTGCTGCTGCGTGCCTCACACCCCCCGGCAGCGGCGACCACCCTGCTGGCCTCACTGGGAGGATTTCCACCCACCATCAAAAGTGCAACTACGGTCATGGGCGGAGTACTGCTGATTGCGCTTCTCGGAGAGGGCCTGCGCCGTCTCCGGTTAATGCAGCAGGCCACAGGTTCACCCTAAGCTTTGGGTCCCCAGTTGCCACGGTTAAGGAGTTACCTCAGAGATCGTCAGCGACTGGGTCTGCGTAGATAAGCTATAGGAGGGCGATCCATAGCCCCAGAGCGACTAATTCTCAATCTCCTAAAATCTATCCGTCGGATAGGACTTGGCTGCATTCACCAATGGTGGCGGCTTTCTGGCAACCGTCAGAAGAAAAGCCGCACCACACCTTATGCTCAGGACAGCTCGGGGGTAGGCATGTTCTGGCGCGTCACCTCGCTCCAGTGGCGCAGGGCTTCCCCAAACTCCGGCATGATCCATGCTCGTTCACTGCCCAGGACGCTGTACCGTGCCCGCGCCACGCTCAGACCGACTTCAGCAGCTGGAACCGCATCAATCAGTGTGGCATTCAGCCCATTCAGCGCTGCCACCTGTGCGGCCCACCCGGCCCGGGTGACGGCCCCCACATTCGCCAGGTGCCACACCCCCGCGTCACCATCGACCAGGAGGTCAAGGGTGACGCGGGTAAGATCTGGAAGGTAAGTGGGTGAAATGGTCTGGTCATTCGCAACACGGATCCGCCGCCCCGCCCGTAATTTTCGGCGCACCTGCTGGGCGAAGTTGTGTTCGTCCCATGGCCCGAACAGGGGGCCTGTGCGTACCACCAATGCATCAGGATGGGCCGCCATGATGGCTTCCTCGGCGGCCAATTGCCTGTGTCCGTAAACACTGGAGGGCCGGAGAGAATCACTTTCCAGATAGGGCCGCTCCCGTTGTCCACCTAACACCAGATCGGAGGAAACAGCCACCAATGGGATCTGGCGTGCCGCGCACTCTTGCGCCAACAGCTGGGGCTCCAATGCGTTCCCAGGGGCCTGCCAGACCTCAAACTCCTCGTCGTTCACCTGGAAGTCGACTGCCGTGTTGATCACCGCCCATGGACGCCAGCGTTCTAAAATCGCCTGAATATCAGCGAGATCAGACATGTTGTGGTCATATGACACGTAGGGCAGCCCACGTTCCTCACACGCACACCGGAAAGCCTGTCCCAGCGCGCCTGTAGCGCCGATGATCAGCATGGGGGGACCAGCGGCTGCGCCCATTTCCACCTCACCCTCGGGCAGGTAAAGCAGTCGTCCCTTGCGCCGCCACCAGCCAGGACCTGCGAGGACAGGATGCGACGGTAACTGACCCCGTGCCAGTTCACGGGCGAGCTGGACTAGAGCGGTGGGCCGGGGCTCCGGTGCGCGCACATCCCACAGACCGCTTTCGTAATGGCCCTCGCGGCGCGTGAGCAGACTGTTCCACTCATAAGCTCCGAAAGCGGCCCAGGCAGTCACGGCACAGACGTTCACCCCCTCGCCGCGTACCTCTTGCGCACCGTTCCAGCTTTCCAGGAGCCAGCGCAACTGCTCCTCCCGGGTGCAGTCCAGATGCGTCTCCGTGATCGCCAGCGGAAGACTGTAGCGGGTACCGGCCTCCCGCAGCCGGGTTGCGGTTGTCCCTAACGGCGCACCTCGCACCCTGACCGCTTCTACATCGGCATAGCTCGCTGAATGGTTGCCGCCCCGGCAGTCGTTCGGATAACGCTCTAGCCGCTCGTCCAGAAACCGCTCACTGGTCACGTAGGTGTTCAGGCCTAGCACGTCTGGCGGACACGGATGCTCGATGAACCAGTCCAGTTCCCTTTCGGTCGCTCCACACCACCTCAGATACGCCCACAGCGCATGATTGCGGTCGACCTGCCCCAGCAGGAGGTCGAAACTCAGCCAGCGGCGTTCATTCTCGAAATCGGCCTGGGCCTGCAGCGCGGGCGTGCTGAAGGTGCGGCCCAGGTCCTCGGTCTGAATCAGCCGGGCCTCTGGATTGACCTGTCGGATTTCCCGGATAGCCAGTACCGTGGCCTGCAACTGATGCATCAGCGCTTTCCAAAAACTGCCCTCGTCACGGGCATGGGGATACCAGTAACCATACAACGCGGCGAACCGGGCCGTGGTCAGTGGCTCGTTGACCGGCGTATAGGCGCTGACTTGCGGGTAACGCTCCGCTACGGCGCGTGCGTAGTCCGCCAGACCCCGTGCAAACTGCGGGTCGAGCAGATGGGTGCTTGGGGGGCCACTGCCGTGATGAACCAGTCCCAGGATCGGTGCCAGCCCGCGTTCACTCAGGCGCGCCAGGCGCGTGTCCCCCCAGCTCCAATCGGCACAAGCCAGTCCATCAGGGGCGGTTCTTTCCCACAGCAGCGGGAAGCGCACCGCCTGCGCCCCCAGAGTGGCGAGGCGGTCGATATCATCCAGCCGGTCATGGAAGCCGCTCAAGCTGATCTGGTCGAGAATATCGTCACCCACCCGGCTGACCGTGGGTTCGACACCTACCCACAGGGCCAGCTCACTTGAAGGTGCCAGGAAAGACATAGCTGATTGTCATGTCTGCTTTCAAGCAGCGGGAATGACAGACCCGTGGTTTCCATTTATAGAAATCGAGGCTGGCCATTGTGGAGAGTGAACATGTGGTTATTTTCCAGTCTCCCGGACCACCACTCTTCCAGGCAACCTCAACCACTGGGGGCTACAGTATTGCGGCTCTCCGTTAAATTGACGCTGCTATCCAGCCCACCCGAGGGATCGTAAAAAACGCCCGATCCCTTGACGACACTGGGAACGATAAGAATCCCTGTAAGGTTTCGGACAGGAGGGAGACTGTAGAGTTGGATAGCCTTAGTTACATGCTGTCCCGTATGGCGTGGCTAGGCCATGGATTCCTTGAAAATGACTTTTGAGATCCAG
The genomic region above belongs to Deinococcus humi and contains:
- a CDS encoding formate/nitrite transporter family protein; the protein is MEQEELAEAEERAAISPTVVHETIRKEGEEELRRPVSALGWSGLAAGLSMGFSLVAEGLLRDQLPDVSWRPLISKFGYSVGFLIVVLGRQQLFTENTLTAILPLLQNWSLGKLGQVARLWLTVLITNLLGAFLFAWVVGNTDVFNPGTRATFTEIGRAAADHPFWTLLIRGVFAGWLIALMVWLLPAAETAKVSIIVIITFLVGLGEFSHIIAGSVEVLYLVSTGALSFSKYLLGYMVPTLIGNILGGVMLVAALNHAQVVAGKK
- a CDS encoding HPP family protein is translated as MSKNAEQKPSIPDAVWAPVSAGVLLLVIGLLGLATHQPLLFPSLGPTAFLQTETPDQTSAQPYHVVIGHVVALLAGFLAVWVFGAADAPSVLATHDLTAPRVWASVLAVALTLLGGLLLRASHPPAAATTLLASLGGFPPTIKSATTVMGGVLLIALLGEGLRRLRLMQQATGSP
- a CDS encoding family 1 glycosylhydrolase, which translates into the protein MSFLAPSSELALWVGVEPTVSRVGDDILDQISLSGFHDRLDDIDRLATLGAQAVRFPLLWERTAPDGLACADWSWGDTRLARLSERGLAPILGLVHHGSGPPSTHLLDPQFARGLADYARAVAERYPQVSAYTPVNEPLTTARFAALYGYWYPHARDEGSFWKALMHQLQATVLAIREIRQVNPEARLIQTEDLGRTFSTPALQAQADFENERRWLSFDLLLGQVDRNHALWAYLRWCGATERELDWFIEHPCPPDVLGLNTYVTSERFLDERLERYPNDCRGGNHSASYADVEAVRVRGAPLGTTATRLREAGTRYSLPLAITETHLDCTREEQLRWLLESWNGAQEVRGEGVNVCAVTAWAAFGAYEWNSLLTRREGHYESGLWDVRAPEPRPTALVQLARELARGQLPSHPVLAGPGWWRRKGRLLYLPEGEVEMGAAAGPPMLIIGATGALGQAFRCACEERGLPYVSYDHNMSDLADIQAILERWRPWAVINTAVDFQVNDEEFEVWQAPGNALEPQLLAQECAARQIPLVAVSSDLVLGGQRERPYLESDSLRPSSVYGHRQLAAEEAIMAAHPDALVVRTGPLFGPWDEHNFAQQVRRKLRAGRRIRVANDQTISPTYLPDLTRVTLDLLVDGDAGVWHLANVGAVTRAGWAAQVAALNGLNATLIDAVPAAEVGLSVARARYSVLGSERAWIMPEFGEALRHWSEVTRQNMPTPELS